In Rhodospirillales bacterium, a genomic segment contains:
- a CDS encoding Lrp/AsnC family transcriptional regulator produces MATKLDGLDLKILAALQEDGRMTKQRLAERVHLSPSACFERLRRLEEGGCVRGYHADIDLARIVHATTAWVQVTLQSHHADDFSRFEKGIAAVTEVLEVYSIGGGMDYVMKVLAVDIEHYQSIMDRLLAAEIGIAKYYTYFVTKLVKRQLAYPIHTLLDAQDQAPRLG; encoded by the coding sequence ATGGCCACGAAGCTCGACGGCCTCGACCTGAAAATTCTCGCCGCTTTGCAGGAAGACGGCCGGATGACCAAGCAGCGTCTGGCGGAGCGGGTTCATCTGTCGCCCAGTGCTTGCTTCGAGCGGCTCCGCAGGCTGGAGGAGGGGGGATGCGTCCGCGGTTACCACGCCGACATCGACCTCGCCCGCATCGTCCATGCCACCACGGCCTGGGTCCAGGTGACCCTGCAATCGCACCATGCCGACGACTTCTCCCGCTTTGAGAAGGGGATCGCGGCGGTGACGGAGGTTCTCGAAGTGTACTCGATCGGCGGTGGCATGGACTACGTGATGAAGGTTCTTGCCGTCGATATCGAGCACTATCAGTCAATCATGGACCGGCTGCTGGCTGCTGAAATCGGCATCGCCAAGTATTACACGTACTTCGTCACCAAGCTTGTCAAACGCCAGCTCGCCTATCCGATCCATACCCTCTTGGACGCCCAGGATCAGGCACCTCGCCTCGGCTGA